The Phycisphaerae bacterium RAS1 genome includes a region encoding these proteins:
- the rplN gene encoding 50S ribosomal protein L14 → MITQYTWLDVADNTGAKQVMCVQMLKGGASAVGKRRLRKGGVGDVFIASVKQSLPSSDIKKGDKVRCVVVRTKYPTRRKDGSYVRFDTNAAVIIDDENNPKGTRVFGPVARELREKNFTKIISLAEEVW, encoded by the coding sequence GTGATTACGCAATACACCTGGCTCGACGTGGCGGACAACACCGGCGCCAAGCAGGTGATGTGCGTACAGATGCTCAAGGGCGGCGCCTCCGCGGTGGGCAAGAGGCGTCTGCGCAAGGGCGGGGTGGGCGACGTGTTCATCGCCTCCGTCAAGCAGTCGCTGCCCAGCTCGGATATTAAGAAAGGCGACAAGGTCCGCTGCGTCGTCGTGCGCACCAAGTATCCCACCCGCCGCAAGGATGGCAGCTACGTCCGCTTCGACACGAACGCGGCGGTGATCATCGACGACGAGAACAATCCGAAGGGAACGCGCGTGTTCGGACCGGTGGCCCGCGAGCTGCGCGAGAAGAACTTTACGAAAATCATCTCGCTGGCTGAGGAGGTTTGGTAG
- the rpsQ gene encoding 30S ribosomal protein S17, which produces MTVPGQATVTPDRQERNERPTRVGVVSAAGRAKTVRVTIAFSVKHAKYGKYMRRGTHLQVHDEANDARLGDTVEIVECRPISKTKRWRLVKVLQRAPEQVQLKPVGGDA; this is translated from the coding sequence ATGACAGTGCCCGGACAAGCCACAGTGACCCCCGACCGCCAGGAGCGGAACGAGCGCCCGACGCGCGTCGGCGTCGTCAGCGCCGCCGGCCGCGCCAAGACGGTGCGCGTGACGATTGCATTCAGCGTGAAGCACGCCAAGTACGGCAAGTACATGCGCCGCGGCACGCACCTGCAGGTGCACGACGAGGCCAACGACGCCCGCCTGGGCGACACGGTGGAGATCGTCGAGTGCCGCCCGATCAGCAAGACCAAGCGCTGGCGGCTGGTGAAGGTGCTGCAGCGCGCCCCCGAACAGGTGCAGCTTAAGCCCGTCGGAGGTGACGCGTGA
- the rpmC gene encoding 50S ribosomal protein L29 — MKMDVVRSMRVDELHGELERLRRHLFDLRAQAVTEKLEDPTQLGKTKKDIARIMTALRERNEKNIEQRQAHMTAVAAKR, encoded by the coding sequence ATGAAGATGGACGTGGTACGGTCGATGCGTGTCGACGAGCTGCACGGCGAGCTGGAGCGGCTGCGGCGGCACCTGTTTGACCTGCGGGCCCAGGCGGTGACCGAGAAGCTCGAGGATCCGACCCAGCTCGGCAAGACCAAGAAGGACATCGCGCGGATCATGACGGCGCTGCGCGAGCGGAACGAAAAGAACATCGAGCAGCGCCAGGCGCACATGACCGCCGTGGCGGCGAAGCGATAG
- the rplP gene encoding 50S ribosomal protein L16, with protein sequence MAANMPKRVKFRKAHKGRITGNATRGNTVAYGEYGLQALEKGRVNARHIEAGRVALSHHLQREGRVFVRLFPHKPVSAKPLEVRMGTGKGEVAYWTAIVKPGTVMYEIGGVAEEAAKAALLRVAHKMPVKTRFVVRRHSL encoded by the coding sequence ATGGCCGCGAATATGCCGAAGCGCGTGAAGTTCCGGAAGGCCCACAAGGGCCGCATTACCGGAAACGCGACGCGCGGAAACACGGTCGCGTACGGCGAATACGGGTTGCAGGCGCTCGAGAAGGGCCGCGTGAACGCGCGGCACATCGAGGCCGGGCGCGTGGCGCTGTCGCACCATCTGCAGCGTGAAGGCCGCGTCTTCGTGCGGCTGTTTCCGCACAAGCCGGTTTCGGCCAAGCCGCTCGAGGTGCGCATGGGTACGGGCAAAGGCGAAGTGGCCTATTGGACGGCCATCGTCAAGCCCGGCACGGTGATGTACGAAATCGGCGGCGTGGCGGAAGAGGCGGCCAAGGCGGCGCTGCTGCGCGTGGCTCACAAGATGCCGGTGAAGACGCGTTTCGTCGTGCGGCGGCACAGCTTGTAA
- the rpsC gene encoding 30S ribosomal protein S3: MGQKCNPVGFRVGITEGWKSRWYAPKAAFGEFLVEDERIRKFIDKNLNMQPPYAGVSKVEIERTRDEVKVILHTARPGMVIGAKGAEVDKLKEQLEDLIDRRVAVNIVEIKNPDLDARLVGMSIGEQLKKRGSFRRVMKMKCEAAMQAGARGVKVMCAGRLGGAEIARTEKQMLGSIPLQTLQADVDYAITHCVTPYGVIGIKVWVYKGMYGEQPLEARPQESRFRRRMRR, translated from the coding sequence GTGGGTCAAAAGTGTAATCCGGTCGGGTTTCGCGTCGGCATCACCGAAGGCTGGAAATCGCGCTGGTACGCCCCCAAGGCGGCTTTCGGCGAATTCCTGGTCGAAGACGAACGGATCCGCAAGTTCATCGACAAGAACCTGAACATGCAGCCGCCGTACGCGGGCGTCTCCAAGGTCGAGATCGAACGGACGCGCGACGAAGTGAAGGTGATCCTGCACACGGCCCGTCCGGGCATGGTGATCGGCGCGAAGGGGGCCGAAGTAGACAAGCTCAAGGAGCAGCTTGAAGACCTGATCGACCGGCGCGTCGCCGTGAACATCGTTGAAATCAAGAATCCCGATCTGGATGCGCGGTTGGTGGGCATGTCGATCGGCGAGCAGCTCAAGAAGCGCGGCAGTTTCCGCCGCGTCATGAAGATGAAGTGCGAAGCGGCGATGCAGGCGGGCGCCCGCGGCGTGAAGGTGATGTGCGCCGGGCGGCTGGGCGGGGCCGAAATCGCCCGCACCGAAAAACAGATGCTGGGTTCGATCCCGCTTCAGACGCTTCAGGCGGACGTGGACTATGCGATCACGCACTGCGTGACGCCCTACGGCGTGATCGGGATCAAGGTCTGGGTCTACAAGGGCATGTACGGCGAGCAGCCGCTGGAGGCCCGGCCGCAGGAAAGCCGTTTCCGCCGGCGCATGCGGCGCTGA
- the rplV gene encoding 50S ribosomal protein L22: protein MPWSAKHRFARIAPRKARLVTDLIRGRRCDEAVEILRFTPKRAAYMVRKVLQSAMENANLQEANMNRLIVAEARVDGGPIIKRFNPKDRGRAHPIMKRTSHIVIGVAERN, encoded by the coding sequence ATGCCCTGGAGCGCCAAACACCGATTCGCCCGCATCGCCCCGCGCAAGGCGCGGCTGGTGACGGACCTGATTCGCGGGCGCCGCTGCGATGAGGCGGTTGAGATTCTGCGGTTCACGCCCAAGCGGGCCGCGTACATGGTCCGCAAGGTTCTGCAGTCGGCGATGGAAAACGCCAACCTGCAGGAAGCCAACATGAACCGGCTGATCGTGGCTGAGGCGCGCGTGGACGGCGGCCCGATCATCAAGCGCTTCAACCCGAAAGACCGCGGCCGGGCCCACCCGATCATGAAGCGCACCAGCCACATCGTCATCGGCGTCGCGGAGAGGAACTAG
- the rpsS gene encoding 30S ribosomal protein S19, with amino-acid sequence MSRSVKKGPYVDEVLYQKVLRARESGSRNPIKVWNRACTVVPEFVGTNFEVHNGRTFIKVYITEDMVGHKLGEFAPTRTFRAHTARAVKVEPAAAK; translated from the coding sequence ATGTCGCGAAGCGTGAAAAAAGGTCCGTACGTTGACGAGGTGCTGTACCAGAAGGTGCTGCGCGCCCGCGAGAGCGGCTCGCGCAACCCCATCAAGGTGTGGAACCGAGCCTGCACCGTCGTGCCCGAGTTCGTCGGGACGAACTTCGAGGTGCACAACGGCCGGACGTTCATCAAGGTGTACATCACCGAGGACATGGTCGGACACAAGCTGGGCGAGTTCGCCCCGACGCGGACGTTCCGGGCGCACACCGCCCGGGCGGTCAAGGTTGAGCCGGCCGCGGCCAAGTAA
- the rplB gene encoding 50S ribosomal protein L2, whose protein sequence is MGIRIYNKTSAGRRFSSVNDYAEITHRHENRPEKGLIEPKKKTGGRNHHGKITSWWRGGGNKQMYRVIDFKRKTDGIPADVLEIQYDPNRSCHIALIQYKEGEKAYILAPAGLKAGDKVENGPKAEPKVGNCLPLSAIPVGIEVHNIEMTAGQGGKLVRSAGGFARLMARDDRWATIQLPSGEMRQVRVECRATIGQLGNIDHQNVRIGKAGRTRHMGRRPHVRGKAMNPVAHPLGGGEGRSNGGRHPCSPWGQLAKGGRSRNPRKLSNRRILRRRVSKNYGEVKLKRKW, encoded by the coding sequence ATGGGCATCCGCATCTATAACAAAACATCCGCCGGCCGGCGTTTCTCGAGCGTCAACGACTACGCCGAGATCACGCATCGGCACGAGAATCGGCCCGAAAAGGGGCTGATCGAGCCGAAGAAGAAGACCGGCGGGCGCAATCACCACGGCAAGATCACGTCCTGGTGGCGCGGCGGCGGAAACAAGCAGATGTACCGCGTGATCGACTTCAAGCGCAAGACGGACGGCATCCCCGCCGACGTGCTTGAGATTCAGTACGATCCCAACCGCTCCTGCCACATCGCGCTCATCCAGTACAAAGAAGGCGAAAAAGCGTACATCCTCGCCCCCGCGGGGCTGAAGGCCGGCGACAAGGTGGAGAACGGTCCGAAGGCCGAGCCGAAGGTGGGCAACTGCCTGCCGCTCTCCGCCATTCCCGTCGGCATCGAAGTCCACAACATCGAGATGACCGCCGGCCAGGGCGGCAAACTGGTGCGATCGGCGGGCGGCTTCGCGCGGCTGATGGCCCGCGACGACCGCTGGGCCACGATTCAGCTTCCGTCCGGCGAAATGCGACAGGTGCGGGTCGAGTGCCGCGCGACCATCGGCCAGCTCGGCAACATCGACCATCAGAACGTGCGCATCGGCAAGGCCGGCCGCACGCGGCACATGGGCCGGCGTCCGCACGTCCGCGGCAAGGCGATGAACCCGGTGGCCCACCCGCTGGGCGGCGGCGAAGGCCGCAGCAACGGCGGGCGGCACCCTTGTTCGCCCTGGGGCCAGCTCGCCAAGGGCGGCCGCTCGCGCAATCCGCGCAAGCTGTCCAACCGCCGCATTCTGCGCCGCCGCGTGAGCAAGAACTACGGCGAGGTGAAGCTGAAGCGTAAGTGGTAA
- the rplW gene encoding 50S ribosomal protein L23: MDIYHTIIRPLVTEKSSHQAKQGEGTTRGGSYAFEVHHEATKAQIRDAVEKIYNVKVVDVRTMNRPGKVRRFKFRYGASARAKKAVVELHHDSHIDLF; encoded by the coding sequence ATGGACATCTACCACACGATCATCCGGCCGCTGGTGACCGAAAAATCGTCTCACCAGGCCAAGCAGGGCGAAGGCACGACGCGCGGCGGGTCTTACGCGTTCGAGGTGCATCACGAGGCGACCAAGGCGCAGATCCGCGACGCGGTCGAGAAGATCTACAACGTGAAGGTCGTCGACGTGCGGACGATGAACCGGCCCGGCAAGGTGCGCCGCTTCAAGTTCCGCTACGGCGCTTCGGCGCGGGCCAAAAAGGCGGTCGTGGAGCTGCATCACGACTCGCACATTGACTTGTTTTAG
- the rplD gene encoding 50S ribosomal protein L4, which translates to MLNVPVLSETGEQIGSEAIDAALLGGKVRASLLKQALVMYHANQRQGNAVNKRKSDVEGSTRKLYKQKGTGRARRGAVRTPVMKGGGRAFAKKPREYRQAMPKQMRRLARDQAVLAKIQSSDACIVDGLIFDAPKTRRFAAMLHKVHADRGCVFATRGADAMLHRSGRNIPKIDVMDVAELNAQQILLRRKLIFTRDAFAAFRETLSAKAADKAGD; encoded by the coding sequence ATGTTGAACGTACCCGTACTGAGCGAAACCGGCGAGCAGATTGGCAGCGAGGCGATCGACGCGGCACTGCTGGGCGGGAAGGTGCGCGCGTCGCTGCTGAAGCAGGCGCTGGTCATGTACCACGCCAATCAGCGGCAGGGCAACGCCGTCAACAAGCGCAAGAGCGACGTCGAAGGCTCGACCCGCAAACTCTACAAGCAGAAGGGCACCGGCCGGGCCCGCCGCGGCGCTGTCCGCACACCGGTCATGAAGGGCGGCGGCCGCGCCTTCGCCAAGAAGCCGCGCGAGTATCGCCAGGCGATGCCCAAGCAGATGCGGCGTCTGGCCCGCGACCAGGCGGTCCTGGCGAAGATTCAAAGCTCCGACGCGTGCATTGTTGACGGGCTGATTTTCGACGCCCCCAAGACCAGGCGTTTCGCCGCGATGCTGCACAAGGTGCACGCCGATCGCGGCTGCGTTTTTGCGACGCGCGGCGCGGACGCGATGCTGCACCGCAGCGGGCGGAACATCCCGAAGATCGACGTGATGGACGTGGCCGAGCTGAACGCGCAGCAGATTCTGCTGCGGCGCAAGCTGATTTTCACGCGCGACGCGTTCGCCGCGTTCCGCGAGACGCTGTCGGCCAAGGCCGCGGACAAGGCAGGCGACTGA